One region of Oryza sativa Japonica Group chromosome 5, ASM3414082v1 genomic DNA includes:
- the LOC9270597 gene encoding uncharacterized protein: MRGQMNKGGKLQQYRPVQKEKNQTEEKIATSAVTPQTATQQPTPPPNSRTGMQTNPQRIFCHRCKGFGHMARDCSNVVFCINCAKPTHRTEDCIYDKQPRPMAKLVGYGAPGLGCILIQNTKPDPPKEHNNPLAMISTVFGGELTEAQLEQGFTQQFKWNWVWKAKAMPNGSFQMRFRNKIKFDELANFDYFNVKGTDVQVNVKEWTQKSEAVGKLHIVWVKITGIPEEMKGYQALYEIGSNLGPVLEVDMATFRASNVIRAKVGMMELGVLPLKLVLTSPKGLLFQAHFSLEEVVELGWFSDQLDDTFEKIEIQENTLEGSSQREGKQVVVVDPMTEDHHVSKTGNGLLKFVRSKSWCQN; the protein is encoded by the coding sequence ATGAGGGGCCAGATGAACAAAGGGGGGAAGCTGCAGCAATATCGTCCAGTTCAGAAGGAGAAGAATCAAACTGAAGAGAAGATTGCGACATCTGCAGTGACTCCTCAGACTGCAACCCAGCAACCAACTCCACCACCCAATTCTCGCACTGGTATGCAAACTAACCCACAGAGAATTTTCTGCCACAGATGCAAAGGTTTTGGCCACATGGCTAGGGATTGTAGCAATGTTGTCTTCTGTATAAATTGTGCCAAACCCACACATAGGACAGAGGATTGCATCTATGACAAGCAGCCGAGGCCTATGGCAAAGCTAGTAGGGTATGGTGCTCCAGGTTTAGGTTGCATCTTAATTCAAAACACTAAGCCTGACCCACCTAAGGAGCATAATAATCCTCTGGCTATGATCTCTACTGTCTTTGGTGGAGAATTGACAGAAGCTCAACTTGAGCAAGGTTTCACGCAACAATTTAAGTGGAATTGGGTTTGGAAAGCTAAAGCAATGCCTAATGGAAGCTTTCAGATGAGATTTCGTAACAAGATAAAGTTTGATGAGCTTGCAAACTTTGATTATTTCAATGTCAAGGGCACTGATGTGCAAGTTAATGTGAAAGAATGGACCCAGAAATCTGAAGCAGTTGGGAAGTTGCATATTGTCTGGGTCAAAATCACTGGAATTCCTGAGGAAATGAAGGGTTACCAAGCTTTGTATGAAATTGGGTCAAATCTAGGGCCTGTCTTGGAGGTTGATATGGCTACTTTCAGAGCTAGCAATGTGATCAGGGCAAAAGTTGGAATGATGGAGCTGGGTGTTCTGCCTTTGAAACTAGTGTTAACTTCTCCCAAGGGACTTTTGTTCCAAGCTCATTTCAGTCTAGAGGAGGTGGTGGAACTGGGGTGGTTTAGTGATCAGCTAGATGACACTTTTGAGAAAATTGAGATACAAGAAAATACTCTGGAGGGTAGCAGTCAGAGAGAGGGTAAGCAAGTTGTGGTGGTGGATCCCATGACAGAAGATCACCATGTCAGTAAGACGGGTAACGGGCTATTGAAGTTTGTCAGAAGCAAGTCCTGGTGCCAGAATTGA